Part of the Vanessa atalanta chromosome 1, ilVanAtal1.2, whole genome shotgun sequence genome is shown below.
ATTGTGCGCCCatgtagttttattaaaagtttcgtttatgttttttttatcgttgtgaTAAAGACGTTTAGTCATAGCTTCTAAATTTCCTCATTATTATTCAACAAATATGACAACTTACCAAAATATCAGAAAAGAGTTCTCTGTTTTATCGCCTCAAACTACCTACTCGTAGATGGGGTGAGGCATACACTTGGAGCAACGTGAACTGCTGCGTTCACAATGTGATCGTCGGCAAACTTTGGATCGAACAGTACGGAGCTATGGAAGTGACCTGTCACGGTGGTGCCGGACTCAAAGCCAACCTCGCGTTCAAACCAGCCGGTTTCAATAACAGGGACTTGCACAGAGTAGATGGATTTATTATTGATCAAAGGTATGATTaagctaaattaattaaaagcaaaCGAAAGTAACttccatatttaaatctggctaattttttttattaatttattttttagcaaaAAGCGTCTCCGCTTCCTTTATGGTAAATGGACTGAATACATAAAGTGCTGCAGCGCGGCTGCACACGAACAATGGGCGCGCGAGCGCGGCGACGACGCGCAAACTCCTTCGCATACGCCCAAGAAAGTTCTCGCCAAGCTCAATAGTTTCAAAGTCGGAGCATTGAGATCTATGTCTATACAGGATGTAAGTTGAGTATCGATTTAGTTAATAAAaccaattgtataattaaatataatataatatttatataataaattatagaacgACGATGCAGAGAACTCAGAAGATGTGCCAAAGCCAGACGATTCGTTTAACATCGACATTCCAGGATCCGTTACGCTTTGGGAAGCGCGACCGAGACCCAGCAGCAGTGCACAGGTGACTTGCATTAGagatataattagatatattaaaatgtgtcACAAAAGATCACATCTACTTCAGATGTTAaaagtaattgtttatttaaaaatgtgtaataTCTCCTGTAtactttttttgaattaaatattcatgtaaGTTTCTGTAAAACAGTTTCAAAGCATAATTAATGATCTTCCAGTATTACCAATTCACCGAATTCGCGATGTCCTTAAACGAGTTGGAACGAGATATGAAGGGACAGCTCTGTCCCACGGACAGTCGGCTGCGACCAGACATTCGGTTGCTGGAGCAAGGAGATATAGACGCAGCCGCTACTGAGAAAACCAGACTTGAGGAGAAGCAACGAGCGGCGAGGAAGGTTCTCAAAAAGAACGTCGATGCTTGGCAACCAAGGTATTGAGATTATTCAGGTTAtaaaatgtgtatgtatatcTCGAGTACCTTGTTTTTGCGATAtctcaaaaacaatttttttttgaaattcacttagaatttcaataaaattaactacaTTTAAATCGTACAGGATTTTTTGTCTTAGTTGTTTTGCAAACTAACCAAGCAACCAACATTTactacttacattaaaaaaaatgggtaCAAAAACATTGTCGAATAATTTTAACGGTTTTACATtcgttaaaaactttttatttttattaatgtttttttaatattttatgagttataataatatccattcatattttaatgacgTATTTTCAGGTGGTTCAGCCAAGGCACAAACCCGTATACGAAGCAAGAGGACTGGCTCTACAACGGAGGCTACTGGGATCGCAATTACCAACATCTTAAAGAcgtcgatatattttaaattcttgtcTTATCTGTGTAATCTTCAATACCaatgtgttattaaaataaatgttgtcatAGAGTCATTGATGTTATCGCGGAAATTTAAACCAAGAGTGAGGTCACAAAAAGTTCGTTATTTTAGATAATTCAAGAGTAAGCACTGCTAGCTACGTAGCTTAACAAAAATGTAGTAGTTAcatattttgaagttttataaatataatgtcggCGGGCGAGGAGAAAGTACAGTAATTATGAATAAGCTAATTTCATCCTTTGGCTTCTTCCAGAACGTTCTTTGAAGAATTTTCACCTTCCTTTTCTCTTCCattattgttttacaaaaaaaaaatatatagattggcattaataatatatttgatgttaTATATACAGTCTTAGTAGTATTTTATGGCTAATTCATTAAAAACTCTGGTAATTTTGCCGTTTAGCTTCCGCtgaatattgatattatgtaaaacCAATAATGAACTTAAAAATAGatcgttttttatatttctatttattaaacttatagaCTCAgggcaaatatttaaaaagataaattgagAATAATATCATCATGTACTTAGGTAGTTTTATCGTATCGGTAGGAGCATAGATTCAGaatgaaaagtttaattatttttactaacacttagcgaaaagtatatttttgctagctaatgttttattattattattgactaaagaattcaatatttttattaatagaagtgAAGATATATATTAGAGACGTATTTTTTTCTGTGATATAGGtatcttaagtttttttattctttttttatgttacaggcACGCGCTTATGTTCAAATAATATCGTGAGAAGCGTATAGCTCGATCGAAACtttttgatacaaatataaattaatttattttttcaaatgattCAAACGAAAATCCTTTTTACAGCACAAAATGAGTATTAGCAATAAATGTACCTCacaattaatacaatatcttgtacgtatatattaaatgttttattttgcgtACTTCGAATTATATCCTTGTCTCAAACATATATTGCACAAGACATTCCGTAGCGAGAATATTACGAAGCAGATTAATATTAAGACTTAGTATAATGCATTATTAcacagtaaaaactttttttttttaattagacaaGGTACGTATTACAaagcacaataaataaaattcatatattttttatcgatttcagacataaagcatttttaatatctaaatatagatAAGATTATCTCCCCTAAAAAAATCCAACgagtttcattaataaatacatgccCTGTCTAAGGAGCAAGATCCATTACATTATCAAATACgagtgaaaaaatattgtactgtTCACTCGAATGAATTCTAGAGTGTCGCAACTACAcagcaaaaatgttttattatgtcCTGATTTTAGTCGgagagtaaataaatattctattttaaaaatttgtagCCAAATTTTAGTCATTCTATTTATCATGAAAGCGTGAGGatgtacgtaaatatttttgcattataaaattttaccaacacgaataaaaatttattcgAAGTTCAAATAGAAATTAGAAAATAGAATGTGACTTGTAATTAGATATAATGTTTCAGTGGTTTATAATAAGGACTATGTACAcacttttatttgaatgtatgtactacttttatatcaaattaattcgatgtataaaaacgatattttttcgCTTACCTTGACTCACATTATCAGCTCaatgacaaatttatttttatataattctttgtCCTAGAAACGGGCAAAGGTATTAATCCTAAAttcctaaaattataaaaaacaacagtTAGTCAatcgattaaataattttctgtaATCGATAATTGATCATAATATTGTGATATGAATAGGAAGTGTCGTCCTGTTTGTCAGTATATACCATGCGGGACAatgatgttattaaaataattcctttgttagtttattaatattgtagatTTTTATGTAGTGTAACGCATTCTCGTAATTAATGTTGCTGATATCAAAATCATTTGGAAAGCTATAAGATTTACGAGTAAAAAaacttcattataaaaataatatccgtGTCTAGGTCGATATGAAACTTATATGTGTACATAGGTCTTCGTTCTAGGCTTGTGAATAtcctaattataatatgaaatgtatACTCAAAAATAAATAGGATGCCAATTATAATTggagtttcaattaaaatatcattcattTCAATCGTTTATTCCACTcgctaaattacaaatataaaattcattcacaacacttatataaataatatcactatATTTTGCATGACAGAATGCAAGGAAgtacaaatagtttttttttttatattcagaaCCTCGAGAGCGGACGGATATACcgtttcaaaatcaaatatatattttatttgaataatttaaaaattctaacaaaaatataattttgatagttttatatatgttaaccAAGTTTCGAGACTTATAtgatagaaaaattattaagaaataggCGTTACAAAATAGataatacgtatgtatgtatttgtttgtgtttCTTTGAGAAAAAAAGATCGGAATAAGTGACAGAAATTTTTAgacgataatttttttaaggcatatacaaatataccgTGTCGATAGTTTTACTATTTACACAACactatttgaaattattctatGAATATTGTTTCATTACAAGATTTATATGCCTTATTAAAAAAGAGCGTGCAActttagattatttaatatctagATAGAGTGTCGCGCAACAAAAGATCAAAACCCAACGAGCCAACTATATTATCTTGATGTGCGTGACAGCTAGACA
Proteins encoded:
- the LOC125067373 gene encoding oxysterol-binding protein-related protein 1 isoform X4, whose amino-acid sequence is MTSLPVAQFSRGDFNLWSVLKNCVGKELSKITMPVVFNEPLSFLQRMLEYLEYAHLLRMASEQTDPVARMEYIAAFAVSALASNWERLGKPFNPLLGETYELERPEFRAVCEQVSHHPPVSAFHADSPHFVFHGSVHPKLKFCGKSVEIQPKGHVTVELPRWGEAYTWSNVNCCVHNVIVGKLWIEQYGAMEVTCHGGAGLKANLAFKPAGFNNRDLHRVDGFIIDQSKKRLRFLYGKWTEYIKCCSAAAHEQWARERGDDAQTPSHTPKKVLAKLNSFKVGALRSMSIQDNDDAENSEDVPKPDDSFNIDIPGSVTLWEARPRPSSSAQYYQFTEFAMSLNELERDMKGQLCPTDSRLRPDIRLLEQGDIDAAATEKTRLEEKQRAARKVLKKNVDAWQPRWFSQGTNPYTKQEDWLYNGGYWDRNYQHLKDVDIF
- the LOC125067373 gene encoding oxysterol-binding protein-related protein 1 isoform X3; this encodes MPVGSTSLPVAQFSRGDFNLWSVLKNCVGKELSKITMPVVFNEPLSFLQRMLEYLEYAHLLRMASEQTDPVARMEYIAAFAVSALASNWERLGKPFNPLLGETYELERPEFRAVCEQVSHHPPVSAFHADSPHFVFHGSVHPKLKFCGKSVEIQPKGHVTVELPRWGEAYTWSNVNCCVHNVIVGKLWIEQYGAMEVTCHGGAGLKANLAFKPAGFNNRDLHRVDGFIIDQSKKRLRFLYGKWTEYIKCCSAAAHEQWARERGDDAQTPSHTPKKVLAKLNSFKVGALRSMSIQDNDDAENSEDVPKPDDSFNIDIPGSVTLWEARPRPSSSAQYYQFTEFAMSLNELERDMKGQLCPTDSRLRPDIRLLEQGDIDAAATEKTRLEEKQRAARKVLKKNVDAWQPRWFSQGTNPYTKQEDWLYNGGYWDRNYQHLKDVDIF
- the LOC125067373 gene encoding oxysterol-binding protein-related protein 1 isoform X2, giving the protein MEHDRRLYKYRTSLPVAQFSRGDFNLWSVLKNCVGKELSKITMPVVFNEPLSFLQRMLEYLEYAHLLRMASEQTDPVARMEYIAAFAVSALASNWERLGKPFNPLLGETYELERPEFRAVCEQVSHHPPVSAFHADSPHFVFHGSVHPKLKFCGKSVEIQPKGHVTVELPRWGEAYTWSNVNCCVHNVIVGKLWIEQYGAMEVTCHGGAGLKANLAFKPAGFNNRDLHRVDGFIIDQSKKRLRFLYGKWTEYIKCCSAAAHEQWARERGDDAQTPSHTPKKVLAKLNSFKVGALRSMSIQDNDDAENSEDVPKPDDSFNIDIPGSVTLWEARPRPSSSAQYYQFTEFAMSLNELERDMKGQLCPTDSRLRPDIRLLEQGDIDAAATEKTRLEEKQRAARKVLKKNVDAWQPRWFSQGTNPYTKQEDWLYNGGYWDRNYQHLKDVDIF